In Halopseudomonas nanhaiensis, a single window of DNA contains:
- the dnaE gene encoding DNA polymerase III subunit alpha, giving the protein MTVSFVHLRVHSEYSLVDGLVKIKPLIKATADAGMPAVAVTDQNNMCSLVKFYKAAMGGGIKPISGVDIWLVGRDDDTQLTRMTLLSMNKRGYRNLTELISRGYTEGQRNGVVTIRREWVAEASEGVIALSGAKEGEIGQALLSNNPHEADALIEYWLGVFPDRFYLELQRTSRPHDEEYLHSAVTLAARFDCPVVATNDVRFLKREDFEAHETRVCIGEGRALDDPRRVRQYSEEQYLKTPAEMAELFADIPEALENSVEIARRCSIEVQLGTYFLPEFPIPEGLTIEEYFKQVSFEGLEQRLKIILPPDSPDYESRRKVYVDRLNFELDIINQMGFPGYFLIVMDFIKWAKGNGVPVGPGRGSGAGSLVAYSLLITDLDPLAYDLLFERFLNPERVSMPDFDIDFCMEGRDRVIDYVAEAYGRNAVSQIITFGTMAAKAVVRDVARVQGKSYGLADKLSKMIPFEVGMTLAKAHEQEELLREFLAVDEEAQEIWDMARKLEGITRNVGKHAGGVVIAPTKLTDFAPLYCDEAGAGLVTQFDKDDVEAAGLVKFDFLGLRTLTIIDWAMDTINREQAKKGLDPLNIDFIPLDDAPTYQMLQRAETTAVFQLESRGMKELIKKLKPDCLEDLIALVALFRPGPLQSGMVDDFINRKHGREIVSYPHPNYQYAGLEPVLKPTYGIILYQEQVMQIAQVMAGYTLGGADMLRRAMGKKKPEEMAKQRAIFLEGCQNNGIDADLAGNIFDLVEKFAGYGFNKSHSAAYGLVSYQTAWLKAHHPAPFMAAVLSADMHNTDKVVTLIEECRSMKLRIKAPDVNVSEFKFTVDDAGDVVYGLGAIKGVGEGPVETIVETRQAGGPFNDLFDFCARVDLKRINKRVMEALIRSGALDRLGPFFDEEQQAYLKQVDRNRAALAAAMEEAMASAEQTARSADSGHDDLFGDLLGPSTDRDVFESYRRVREWSFKERLRGEKETLGLYLTGHPIDEYEKEIRRFARQRIIDLKPSREGQTIAGLVFDLRVMKSKRGDKVGFVTLDDRSARIEVSLFADAFQAAQSLLQKDALLVVEGEVAQDDFSGGLRMRAKRVMSLEEARTSLLDSVRISMDTVRHGPDCLAQIAGLLRKHRGGCAVTIDVTRPDATALLRLGEEWRVEPADELVQSLRDQLGKDSVSLHYR; this is encoded by the coding sequence ATGACCGTCTCCTTCGTCCATCTGCGCGTTCACAGTGAGTATTCCCTGGTCGACGGGCTGGTTAAGATCAAGCCGCTGATCAAGGCGACTGCCGATGCCGGCATGCCGGCTGTTGCGGTAACCGATCAGAACAACATGTGCAGCCTGGTCAAGTTCTACAAGGCGGCCATGGGTGGCGGCATCAAGCCGATTTCGGGCGTCGACATCTGGCTGGTGGGCCGGGACGACGATACCCAGCTGACTCGCATGACCCTGCTGTCAATGAACAAGCGGGGCTATCGCAACCTTACCGAGCTGATTTCTCGCGGTTATACCGAAGGCCAGCGCAACGGTGTGGTCACCATCCGCCGCGAGTGGGTCGCCGAAGCCAGTGAAGGTGTCATTGCCCTGTCGGGAGCCAAGGAGGGCGAGATTGGCCAGGCGCTGCTGTCGAACAATCCGCACGAAGCGGACGCGCTGATCGAATACTGGCTGGGTGTGTTTCCGGACCGGTTCTATCTGGAGTTGCAGCGCACCAGTCGCCCGCATGACGAAGAGTACCTGCACTCTGCAGTCACACTGGCCGCGCGCTTCGACTGTCCGGTCGTCGCCACCAACGACGTGCGCTTTCTCAAGCGCGAGGATTTCGAGGCGCACGAGACGCGCGTATGCATCGGTGAGGGCCGCGCCCTTGACGACCCGAGGCGGGTGCGCCAGTACAGCGAAGAGCAGTATCTGAAAACCCCGGCGGAAATGGCTGAGCTGTTTGCCGATATCCCCGAGGCACTGGAAAACTCGGTCGAAATCGCCCGACGGTGCAGCATCGAGGTGCAGCTGGGCACGTACTTCCTGCCGGAGTTTCCGATTCCGGAAGGTCTGACCATTGAAGAGTATTTCAAACAGGTGTCCTTTGAAGGCCTTGAGCAGCGCCTGAAGATCATCCTGCCGCCCGATTCGCCGGACTACGAATCCAGGCGTAAGGTGTACGTCGATCGCCTGAATTTCGAGCTCGATATCATCAATCAGATGGGCTTCCCCGGCTACTTCCTGATCGTCATGGACTTCATCAAATGGGCCAAGGGTAACGGCGTGCCGGTGGGTCCGGGCCGGGGGTCAGGTGCCGGCTCACTGGTCGCCTATTCGCTGCTGATCACCGATCTTGATCCGCTGGCCTACGACCTGCTGTTCGAGCGCTTCCTCAATCCGGAACGGGTATCGATGCCCGACTTCGATATCGACTTCTGCATGGAAGGCCGCGACCGGGTGATCGACTACGTCGCGGAAGCCTACGGGCGCAACGCGGTATCGCAGATCATCACCTTCGGCACCATGGCGGCCAAGGCTGTGGTACGTGACGTCGCGCGCGTGCAGGGCAAGTCCTACGGTCTGGCGGACAAGCTGTCGAAGATGATCCCCTTCGAAGTGGGCATGACGCTCGCCAAGGCCCATGAGCAGGAAGAGCTGCTGCGCGAATTCCTTGCCGTCGACGAGGAAGCCCAGGAAATCTGGGACATGGCGCGCAAGCTCGAAGGTATTACGCGTAACGTCGGCAAACACGCCGGTGGGGTGGTGATCGCGCCGACCAAGCTGACCGATTTCGCGCCGCTGTATTGCGACGAAGCCGGTGCCGGCCTGGTGACCCAGTTCGACAAGGACGACGTCGAGGCGGCAGGCCTGGTGAAGTTCGACTTCCTCGGCCTGCGTACGCTGACGATCATCGATTGGGCCATGGATACGATCAACCGCGAGCAGGCCAAGAAGGGCCTGGATCCGTTGAATATCGACTTCATTCCGCTGGATGACGCGCCCACGTATCAAATGCTGCAGAGAGCAGAAACCACAGCGGTCTTCCAGCTCGAATCGCGTGGGATGAAGGAGCTGATCAAGAAGCTCAAGCCGGACTGCCTGGAAGACCTGATTGCACTGGTTGCCCTGTTCCGCCCGGGGCCGCTGCAGTCGGGCATGGTTGACGACTTCATCAACCGCAAGCACGGACGCGAGATCGTCTCCTACCCGCACCCGAATTATCAGTATGCAGGCCTTGAGCCGGTGCTCAAGCCCACCTACGGCATTATCCTGTATCAGGAACAGGTCATGCAGATCGCCCAGGTGATGGCCGGCTACACGCTCGGCGGGGCGGACATGCTGCGCCGCGCCATGGGTAAGAAGAAGCCCGAAGAGATGGCCAAGCAGCGGGCGATCTTCCTCGAGGGCTGTCAGAACAACGGGATCGATGCCGATCTGGCGGGCAATATCTTCGATCTGGTAGAAAAATTCGCCGGCTACGGCTTCAACAAGTCGCACTCGGCCGCCTATGGTCTGGTGTCATACCAGACCGCCTGGCTCAAGGCGCATCATCCTGCACCCTTCATGGCAGCGGTACTGTCTGCCGACATGCACAACACCGACAAGGTGGTGACGCTCATCGAAGAGTGTCGCAGCATGAAACTGCGCATCAAGGCGCCGGATGTGAACGTGTCAGAGTTCAAGTTCACCGTCGATGACGCCGGGGACGTGGTCTATGGCCTGGGTGCGATCAAGGGCGTTGGCGAAGGCCCGGTGGAGACCATTGTCGAGACGCGGCAGGCGGGTGGACCTTTCAACGACCTGTTCGACTTCTGTGCCCGGGTCGATCTCAAGCGGATCAACAAGCGGGTGATGGAGGCGCTGATCCGCAGTGGCGCGCTGGATCGCCTGGGACCCTTCTTCGACGAAGAGCAGCAGGCGTATCTCAAGCAGGTCGATCGCAACCGTGCAGCGCTCGCTGCTGCAATGGAGGAGGCGATGGCCTCGGCCGAGCAGACCGCGCGCAGCGCCGACAGCGGCCACGATGACCTGTTTGGCGATCTGCTCGGCCCCTCGACTGACCGTGATGTGTTCGAAAGCTACCGCCGGGTGCGCGAATGGTCCTTCAAGGAACGGTTGCGCGGCGAGAAGGAAACCCTGGGGCTATACCTGACCGGCCACCCGATCGACGAGTACGAAAAGGAGATCCGCCGCTTCGCCAGGCAACGCATCATCGATCTGAAGCCGTCGCGCGAGGGCCAGACGATCGCCGGGCTGGTATTCGACCTGCGGGTAATGAAAAGCAAACGCGGCGACAAGGTGGGTTTCGTCACCCTCGATGATCGATCGGCGCGGATAGAGGTCTCACTATTCGCCGATGCGTTTCAGGCCGCGCAGAGTCTTCTCCAGAAGGACGCGTTGCTGGTGGTCGAAGGAGAGGTGGCGCAGGATGACTTTTCCGGCGGACTGCGCATGCGTGCCAAACGGGTCATGAGCCTCGAGGAGGCACGTACCAGCCTGCTCGACAGCGTACGGATCAGTATGGACACCGTTCGCCATGGTCCGGACTGCCTGGCGCAGATCGCCGGGCTGCTGCGCAAGCATCGCGGCGGGTGCGCGGTTACGATCGACGTGACGCGCCCGGATGCGACCGCGCTGCTGCGTCTTGGCGAGGAATGGCGCGTGGAGCCGGCTGATGAGCTGGTCCAGAGTCTGCGTGACCAGCTCGGCAAAGACAGCGTCTCCTTGCACTACAGATGA
- the rnhB gene encoding ribonuclease HII: MNQVIMEWVLPEGELVAGVDEVGRGPLCGAVVTAAVILDPLRPIEGLNDSKKLTEARREELFPIIQERAIAWCIARAEVEEIDQLNILHATMLAMQRAVAGLSVRPDRVLVDGNRCPVLPMPSEPVIKGDARVPAIAAASILAKVARDREMCELDMMYPGYGFSSHKGYATPFHLQALSELGATSIHRRSFAPVRQVLGLDGLIAEPDDDEVLVKASLLD; encoded by the coding sequence ATGAACCAGGTCATCATGGAGTGGGTGCTACCCGAAGGCGAGCTGGTCGCCGGCGTAGACGAAGTCGGCCGTGGACCGCTGTGCGGTGCGGTGGTGACCGCGGCGGTGATCCTCGATCCGCTGCGACCCATCGAGGGCCTGAATGATTCGAAAAAGCTCACCGAGGCGCGCCGTGAGGAGCTTTTCCCGATCATTCAGGAGCGCGCGATCGCCTGGTGCATCGCCCGCGCCGAGGTCGAGGAAATCGATCAGCTGAATATCCTACACGCGACCATGCTGGCCATGCAGCGCGCCGTGGCCGGGCTGTCGGTCCGTCCCGATCGGGTGTTGGTCGACGGTAACCGCTGTCCGGTTCTCCCCATGCCGAGCGAGCCAGTGATCAAGGGTGACGCGCGCGTGCCGGCAATCGCCGCAGCATCGATCCTCGCCAAGGTCGCTCGCGACCGCGAGATGTGCGAGCTGGATATGATGTATCCCGGTTACGGCTTCTCCAGCCACAAGGGCTACGCGACGCCGTTTCACCTCCAGGCGCTGTCGGAACTCGGCGCTACATCCATCCACCGCCGTTCATTCGCGCCGGTGCGGCAAGTACTGGGCCTCGACGGTCTGATAGCTGAGCCGGACGACGACGAAGTACTCGTGAAGGCCTCTCTGCTGGATTGA
- the lpxB gene encoding lipid-A-disaccharide synthase, with amino-acid sequence MSGLQPSSRQSLCIALVAGEASGDTLGAGLMRALKRDYPDARFIGIGGPRMIAEGLVSQVPMERLSVMGLVEVLGRLRELLAIRKNLVDYFKRENPDVFIGIDAPDFVLNIEKRLRAERIPTVHYVSPSVWAWREKRVLGIRESTDLMLTLFPFEEDVYRRHGVPVRCVGHTLADQIPLQPDREAARVSLGLPADARVIALMPGSRNGELRKLGALFLQTAAWCAARRPELTFVMPCANAERKAQMQAIIAENDVGVAVQLLDGQAHEVLAACDAVLIASGTATLEAMLFKRPMVVAYRMAGLTFRILKRLVKVGHVSLPNLLAQREVVPEFLQDDATPHAMGEALLARLDPSPEREEAQATFTELHQLLRRDADRAAADAVIALMKEKGRLA; translated from the coding sequence ATGTCCGGTCTCCAGCCCTCGTCCCGTCAATCCTTGTGTATTGCTCTGGTTGCTGGCGAAGCATCTGGCGACACACTGGGGGCGGGTCTGATGCGCGCGCTCAAGCGCGACTATCCTGATGCTCGCTTCATCGGTATAGGCGGGCCGCGGATGATCGCCGAAGGCTTGGTGAGCCAGGTGCCGATGGAGCGACTGTCAGTGATGGGGCTGGTCGAGGTGCTCGGGCGACTGCGAGAACTGCTGGCGATCCGCAAGAATCTGGTCGACTACTTCAAGCGCGAGAACCCGGACGTGTTCATCGGCATCGATGCCCCGGACTTCGTTCTGAACATTGAAAAGAGGCTGCGCGCCGAACGCATCCCCACTGTCCATTACGTCAGCCCGTCCGTCTGGGCCTGGCGCGAGAAGCGTGTGCTGGGCATCCGCGAATCCACCGATCTGATGCTTACGCTGTTCCCTTTTGAAGAAGACGTGTATCGGCGTCATGGCGTGCCGGTGCGGTGCGTCGGCCACACGCTGGCAGACCAGATTCCGCTGCAGCCCGATCGCGAGGCCGCCCGCGTCTCCCTCGGTCTGCCAGCCGACGCGCGGGTTATCGCATTGATGCCGGGCAGCCGTAACGGGGAGCTGCGCAAACTCGGCGCCCTGTTTCTGCAGACCGCGGCCTGGTGCGCTGCGCGCAGACCCGAACTGACGTTCGTCATGCCATGCGCGAATGCGGAGCGAAAGGCGCAGATGCAGGCGATCATCGCCGAGAACGACGTTGGCGTTGCTGTGCAGTTGCTTGACGGGCAGGCCCACGAAGTGCTTGCGGCCTGCGACGCGGTGCTGATCGCCTCGGGCACCGCGACGCTCGAGGCCATGCTGTTCAAGCGCCCGATGGTCGTTGCCTATCGAATGGCTGGACTGACCTTTCGTATACTCAAGCGGCTGGTCAAGGTAGGCCACGTTTCGCTGCCCAACCTGCTGGCACAGCGCGAGGTGGTGCCGGAGTTTCTGCAGGATGATGCGACCCCCCACGCGATGGGCGAGGCGTTGCTGGCTCGCCTGGACCCGTCTCCCGAACGCGAGGAAGCCCAGGCCACCTTCACCGAACTGCATCAGCTCCTGCGTCGCGATGCCGACCGGGCCGCGGCAGACGCTGTTATTGCATTGATGAAAGAGAAGGGTCGACTGGCATGA